In Mastacembelus armatus chromosome 4, fMasArm1.2, whole genome shotgun sequence, the following are encoded in one genomic region:
- the scamp4 gene encoding secretory carrier-associated membrane protein 4, with translation MAERVNNFPPLPQFMRIKPCFYQNIDDEIPSQHQQLVRRVYMLWMMYSGTLCINVISCIAWWAGGGSATNFGFSLLWLILFSPCSYICWFRPLYKAFRADSSFNFMAFFFIFFFQCVLALIQTLGFSGWGTCGWIATVLFFKQNVGSAIVMLITTLLFTVVTALMALILIKVHRLYRGGGGSLARAQEEWSSGVWKNAPVRETGFNVAHTVQGPSLPQYPAAVPSYPENSHWG, from the exons ATGGCAG AGCGGGTGAATAACTTCCCTCCCCTGCCTCAGTTCATGAGAATAAAGCCATGTTTTTATCAGAACATTGATGATGAGATCCCCTCACAGCACCAACAACTGGTGCGCAGAGTTTACATGCTTTGGATGa TGTATTCTGGCACTTTGTGCATAAACGTGATCTCATGTATTGCTTGGTGGGCCGGAGGTGGAAGTGCTACAAATTTTGGCTTCTCTCTGCTGTGGCTCATCCTCTTCAGCCCCTGTAGTTACATCTGCTGGTTCAGACCACTGTACAAAGCTTTCAG GGCTGATAGCTCCTTCAACTTCATGgccttcttcttcatcttcttcttccaGTGTGTCTTAGCCCTTATCCAGACTTTAGGCTTCTCTGGCTGGGGAACATG CGGCTGGATTGCGACAGTGttatttttcaagcaaaatgtGGGCTCCGCTATAGTGATGCTTATCACAACTCTGCTCTTCACTGTGGTGACTGCTTTAATGGCACTGATTCTCATTAAG GTGCACAGATTGTATCGTGGTGGTGGCGGGAGCTTGGCACGTGCTCAGGAAGAGTGGAGCAGTGGGGTGTGGAAGAACGCACCAGTGAGGGAAACGGGGTTTAACGTTGCTCATACAGTCCAAGGCCCAAGCTTGCCCCAGTACCCTGCCGCAGTGCCAAGCTATCCTGAGAACAGTCACTGGGGATAG